The following proteins are encoded in a genomic region of Actinomadura sp. NAK00032:
- a CDS encoding cytochrome P450 — MDPAAQVSYSPFDYAVHEDPYPVYARLREEAPLYRNDEIGFWALSRHADVAAAFRDHGTFSSSHGVSVEPSAWGPHAHRTMSFLALDPPSHTRMRALVSKGFTPRRVKEMQDGIRALTLRHLEPALEKGEFDFVSDFAGLLPMDVISEMMGVPEADRVEVRRLADTVVHREEGLNDVPPAGMDAALTLVGYYQDMVAERRRRPAGDLTSALLEAETDGDRLDDTEVIAFLFLMVVAGNETTTKLLANALYWGSRNPGQAAKPLADPARVDDWVEETLRYDTSSQMLARKVVKDVELHGRRVTAGERVLLLVGSANRDPRVFADADAYDLDRDTSQLVSFGGGRHFCLGANLARLEARIALTEFVRRVRSYEVDHANAERVHSVNVRGFASLPVRVEVR; from the coding sequence GTGGACCCTGCTGCGCAGGTCTCCTACAGCCCGTTCGACTACGCCGTCCACGAAGACCCCTATCCCGTCTACGCGCGCCTGCGCGAGGAGGCGCCCCTCTACCGCAACGACGAGATCGGCTTCTGGGCGCTGTCCCGGCACGCCGACGTCGCGGCGGCCTTCCGCGACCACGGCACGTTCTCCAGCTCCCACGGCGTCTCGGTGGAACCGAGCGCCTGGGGCCCGCACGCGCACCGCACGATGTCGTTCCTGGCGCTCGACCCGCCCAGCCACACGCGGATGCGCGCACTGGTGTCCAAGGGCTTCACGCCGCGGCGCGTCAAGGAGATGCAGGACGGCATCCGGGCGCTGACCCTCCGCCATCTGGAACCCGCCCTGGAGAAGGGCGAGTTCGACTTCGTCTCCGACTTCGCCGGGCTGCTGCCCATGGACGTCATCTCCGAGATGATGGGCGTCCCCGAGGCCGACCGGGTCGAGGTCCGCCGCCTCGCCGACACGGTCGTGCACCGCGAGGAGGGCCTCAACGACGTCCCGCCCGCCGGGATGGACGCCGCGCTCACCCTCGTCGGCTACTACCAGGACATGGTCGCCGAACGGCGCCGCAGGCCCGCCGGCGACCTGACCTCGGCGCTGCTGGAGGCCGAGACCGACGGCGACCGGCTGGACGACACCGAGGTCATCGCGTTCCTGTTCCTGATGGTCGTCGCCGGCAACGAGACCACGACCAAGCTGCTCGCCAACGCCCTGTACTGGGGGTCGCGCAACCCCGGCCAGGCGGCCAAGCCCCTGGCCGACCCGGCGCGCGTCGACGACTGGGTGGAGGAGACGCTCCGCTACGACACCTCCAGCCAGATGCTGGCCCGCAAGGTCGTGAAGGACGTCGAACTGCACGGCCGGCGGGTCACCGCGGGCGAGCGCGTGCTGCTGCTCGTCGGGTCCGCCAACCGCGACCCGCGTGTGTTCGCCGACGCCGACGCCTACGACCTCGACCGCGACACCTCCCAGCTCGTCAGCTTCGGCGGCGGCCGGCACTTCTGCCTCGGCGCGAACCTGGCCCGGCTGGAGGCGCGGATCGCGCTGACGGAGTTCGTCCGGCGCGTCCGGTCCTACGAGGTCGACCACGCGAACGCCGAGCGGGTCCACTCGGTGAACGTGCGCGGCTTCGCGTCCCTGCCCGTGCGCGTGGAGGTGCGCTGA
- a CDS encoding SDR family oxidoreductase, whose amino-acid sequence MPRFDPHPERRPAVVTGASSGIGAATATALAMAGHPVALGARRADKCEELAATIRAGGGEAFAHPLDVADSDSVKAFAAAAGDALGPVEVVVSSAGDLAAGRLHEIGSDAFAAQVEVHLVGAHRLVSHFVPRMVARRRGDIVFVSSDTVPAPRSWTGAYVAAKNGVEGMARTMQMELEGTGVRASIVRPGPTATGMGMSWDAGTTGAVLEDWVKWGHARHPYFLRPSDVAAAVAAIVATPRGAHLRLVEVQPEAPLEES is encoded by the coding sequence ATGCCCCGGTTCGACCCCCATCCCGAGCGGCGGCCCGCCGTGGTGACCGGCGCGTCCTCCGGGATCGGCGCGGCGACGGCGACCGCGCTGGCGATGGCCGGGCACCCGGTCGCGCTCGGCGCGCGGCGCGCCGACAAGTGCGAGGAGCTGGCCGCGACGATCCGGGCCGGCGGGGGAGAGGCGTTCGCGCACCCGCTGGACGTCGCCGACTCCGACTCCGTCAAGGCGTTCGCGGCCGCCGCCGGCGACGCGCTCGGCCCGGTCGAGGTCGTCGTGTCCAGTGCCGGGGACCTGGCCGCCGGGCGCCTGCACGAGATCGGCTCCGACGCGTTCGCCGCGCAGGTCGAGGTCCACCTCGTCGGCGCGCACCGGCTCGTGTCGCACTTCGTCCCGCGGATGGTGGCGCGGCGGCGCGGCGACATCGTGTTCGTCTCGTCCGACACCGTCCCCGCCCCCCGCTCCTGGACGGGCGCCTACGTCGCCGCCAAGAACGGCGTCGAGGGCATGGCCCGCACGATGCAGATGGAACTGGAGGGGACGGGCGTCCGCGCGTCCATCGTCCGGCCCGGCCCCACCGCGACCGGGATGGGCATGAGCTGGGACGCCGGCACCACCGGCGCCGTCCTGGAGGACTGGGTGAAGTGGGGCCACGCCCGCCACCCGTACTTCCTGCGCCCCTCCGACGTCGCCGCGGCCGTCGCCGCGATCGTCGCGACCCCGCGCGGCGCCCATCTGCGGCTCGTCGAAGTACAGCCCGAAGCCCCCCTGGAGGAGTCATGA
- a CDS encoding cytochrome P450: protein MTALVEPRTVSGGPDHLEELRSDPIGLMRRVREECGDVGEFVLAGRRVVLLSGAEANEFFFRAPDEELDQAEAYPFMTPIFGEGVVFDATPEQRREALHNQALKGSFMKGHAATISAEVDRMIAGWGDEGEIDLLDFFAELTIYTSSACLIGRKFREQLDRRFADLYHDLERGTDAIAYVDPHADIESFRKRDAARAALVGLVQGIMDGRDPRPPKEDRDLLDVLMSIKDPDGTLKFDADQVTGMFISMMFAGHHTTSGTAAWTLIELLRHPEVLSGVVAELDELYDDGREVSFQALRAIPRLESAVKEALRLHPPLILLLRVAQSDQEVLGHRIPAGTMVGCSLAVSNRIESDFPDPDAFVPDRYVAPREEDLLNRWTWVPFGAGRHRCVGANFAMMQLKAIFSVLLRDWEFEAAQPPETYRNDHSKMVVQLAQPCAVRYRRRRR, encoded by the coding sequence ATGACAGCGTTGGTGGAGCCGCGCACCGTGTCGGGCGGGCCCGACCACCTGGAGGAGCTGCGCTCGGACCCGATCGGGCTGATGCGCCGGGTCCGGGAGGAGTGCGGCGACGTCGGCGAGTTCGTGCTCGCCGGGCGGCGGGTCGTGCTGCTGTCGGGCGCCGAGGCCAACGAGTTCTTCTTCCGCGCCCCCGACGAGGAGCTCGACCAGGCCGAGGCGTACCCGTTCATGACGCCGATCTTCGGCGAGGGCGTGGTGTTCGACGCCACCCCCGAGCAGCGCCGCGAGGCCCTGCACAACCAGGCGCTCAAGGGCTCGTTCATGAAGGGCCACGCCGCGACGATCTCCGCCGAGGTCGACCGGATGATCGCAGGCTGGGGCGACGAGGGCGAGATCGACCTGCTCGACTTCTTCGCCGAGCTGACGATCTACACCTCGTCGGCGTGCCTGATCGGGCGCAAGTTCCGCGAGCAGCTCGACCGCCGGTTCGCCGACCTCTACCACGACCTCGAACGCGGCACCGACGCGATCGCCTACGTCGATCCGCACGCCGACATCGAGAGCTTCCGCAAGCGCGACGCGGCGCGCGCCGCGCTCGTCGGACTCGTCCAGGGCATCATGGACGGCCGCGACCCGCGACCGCCGAAGGAGGACCGCGACCTCCTCGACGTCCTGATGTCCATCAAGGACCCCGACGGGACGCTGAAGTTCGACGCCGACCAGGTCACCGGCATGTTCATCTCGATGATGTTCGCCGGGCACCACACCACGTCCGGCACCGCCGCCTGGACGCTCATCGAGCTGCTCCGCCACCCCGAGGTGCTGAGCGGCGTCGTGGCGGAACTGGACGAGCTGTACGACGACGGCCGCGAGGTGTCGTTCCAGGCGCTGCGCGCCATCCCCCGGCTGGAGTCGGCGGTCAAGGAGGCGCTGCGGCTGCACCCGCCGCTGATCCTGCTGCTGCGGGTCGCGCAGTCCGACCAGGAGGTGCTCGGCCACCGCATCCCCGCCGGGACGATGGTCGGCTGCAGCCTCGCCGTGTCCAACCGGATCGAGAGCGACTTCCCCGACCCGGACGCGTTCGTCCCGGACCGCTACGTCGCGCCCCGCGAGGAGGACCTCCTCAACCGCTGGACGTGGGTGCCGTTCGGCGCCGGCCGGCACCGCTGCGTCGGGGCGAACTTCGCGATGATGCAGCTCAAGGCCATCTTCTCGGTACTGCTGCGGGACTGGGAGTTCGAGGCCGCGCAGCCGCCCGAGACCTACCGCAACGACCACTCCAAGATGGTCGTCCAGCTCGCCCAGCCGTGCGCCGTCCGCTACCGCAGGAGGCGGCGGTGA
- a CDS encoding ferredoxin: MRVEADLDLCQGHAMCELEAPDVFEVPHKGKVRVLDAEPPADLRAEVAAAVRYCPTQALRLLET, from the coding sequence GTGAGGGTCGAGGCCGACCTGGACCTGTGCCAGGGCCACGCCATGTGCGAGCTGGAGGCCCCCGACGTCTTCGAGGTCCCGCACAAGGGCAAGGTGCGGGTCCTCGACGCCGAACCGCCCGCCGACCTGCGCGCCGAGGTCGCCGCCGCCGTCCGCTACTGCCCCACCCAGGCCCTCAGACTGCTGGAGACGTGA
- a CDS encoding nuclear transport factor 2 family protein translates to MPSFPREELDAMVEHWLAENRRCEEAGDWRPLADLYTEDATYGWNIGPDQDFMAVGRDEIRDLALGSEMGGLDGWTYPYQSILVDEVKGEVVGFWKQVADAVRPDGTPYEVLGIGGSWFRYAGDRRWSWQRDWFDLGNVTSVFVEMMKAGVLSDGMKRRLDRAAAGEPIPGYYRRGESPVPIW, encoded by the coding sequence ATGCCCTCGTTCCCCCGTGAAGAGCTCGACGCGATGGTCGAGCACTGGCTGGCCGAGAACCGCCGCTGCGAGGAGGCCGGCGACTGGCGCCCGCTGGCCGACCTCTACACCGAGGACGCCACCTACGGCTGGAACATCGGCCCCGACCAGGACTTCATGGCCGTCGGCCGGGACGAGATCCGCGACCTCGCGCTCGGCTCGGAGATGGGCGGCCTCGACGGCTGGACGTACCCGTACCAGAGCATCCTCGTCGACGAGGTGAAGGGCGAGGTCGTCGGGTTCTGGAAGCAGGTCGCCGACGCGGTCCGCCCCGACGGGACGCCCTACGAGGTGCTCGGCATCGGCGGGTCCTGGTTCCGCTACGCCGGGGACCGGCGGTGGTCGTGGCAGCGCGACTGGTTCGACCTCGGCAACGTCACCTCGGTGTTCGTCGAGATGATGAAGGCGGGGGTGCTGTCGGACGGGATGAAGCGGCGCCTCGACCGGGCCGCGGCCGGCGAGCCGATCCCCGGCTACTACCGGCGCGGCGAGAGCCCCGTCCCGATCTGGTGA
- a CDS encoding DUF3515 domain-containing protein, which produces MVFAGGAGRRRLAAVLLAGPAVLAAACGDGAVQVPAPSPDAAVTRLCEGLRLPATVRGQERRDTSPGSPLTAAWGSPAIALRCGVPRPAALQPTSQLVTINGVDWFGVPADRPVTFTAVGRQAYVEVTVPPKYNPAGDVLIELGPSIKATIPPKPEGQI; this is translated from the coding sequence ATGGTCTTTGCGGGGGGAGCGGGGCGCCGGCGCCTCGCGGCGGTGCTGCTCGCCGGGCCGGCGGTGCTGGCGGCGGCCTGCGGCGACGGCGCCGTGCAGGTACCCGCGCCGAGCCCGGACGCGGCCGTCACGCGGCTGTGCGAGGGCCTGCGGCTGCCCGCGACGGTGCGCGGGCAGGAGCGCCGCGACACCTCCCCCGGCTCGCCGCTGACCGCCGCGTGGGGGTCGCCCGCGATCGCGCTGCGCTGCGGCGTGCCCCGCCCCGCCGCGCTCCAGCCCACCTCCCAGCTGGTGACGATCAACGGGGTCGACTGGTTCGGGGTGCCCGCCGACCGACCGGTCACCTTCACCGCGGTCGGCCGGCAGGCGTACGTCGAGGTGACGGTGCCGCCGAAGTACAACCCGGCCGGGGACGTGCTGATCGAGCTCGGACCGTCGATCAAGGCGACGATCCCGCCGAAGCCCGAGGGCCAGATCTGA
- a CDS encoding Lrp/AsnC family transcriptional regulator, translating to MVQAYILIQTEVGKAAEVASHISGVAGVTLAEDVTGPYDVIVRAEARNVDELGRLVVAQIQAIEGITRTLTCPIVHI from the coding sequence ATGGTGCAGGCCTACATCCTCATCCAGACCGAAGTCGGTAAGGCCGCCGAGGTGGCGAGCCACATCTCCGGCGTGGCGGGCGTCACCCTGGCGGAGGACGTCACGGGGCCCTACGACGTGATCGTCCGCGCGGAGGCGCGCAACGTCGACGAGCTGGGCAGGCTCGTGGTGGCGCAGATCCAGGCGATCGAGGGCATCACCCGCACGCTCACCTGCCCGATCGTGCACATCTAG
- a CDS encoding thiamine-phosphate kinase, protein MGTIGELGEFGLIDRLVRRLPQGPAVRLGPGDDAAVVAAPDGRVVATTDLLVEGRHFRRDWSGPYDIGRKAAAQNLADVVAMGARPTALLVGFAAPPETGADWAEALYDGLADECRAAGASVAGGDVVSAPRVTLAITALGDLGGAAPLTRSGARPGDCVAVRGRLGHAAAGLALLTEGRDGPAELIAAHRRPEPPYEAGDEARAHGATALLDVSDGLVQDLGHIADASGVRVEIDSAAVPVPEILGPDGLRYALTGGEDHAFAATFPGPVPASWSRIGAVAAGSGVRVDGREPPPGAWDHFAV, encoded by the coding sequence ATGGGCACGATCGGCGAGCTGGGCGAGTTCGGGTTGATCGACCGGCTGGTGCGGCGGCTGCCGCAGGGCCCGGCGGTCCGGCTCGGCCCCGGCGACGACGCGGCCGTGGTCGCCGCGCCGGACGGGCGCGTCGTCGCCACCACGGACCTGCTCGTGGAGGGGCGGCACTTCCGCCGCGACTGGTCCGGCCCCTACGACATCGGGCGCAAGGCCGCCGCGCAGAACCTCGCCGACGTCGTCGCGATGGGCGCCCGGCCGACCGCCCTCCTGGTCGGTTTCGCGGCGCCGCCCGAGACCGGCGCGGACTGGGCGGAGGCGCTCTACGACGGCCTGGCCGACGAGTGCCGCGCCGCCGGGGCCTCGGTCGCGGGCGGCGACGTCGTGTCCGCGCCGCGGGTCACCCTCGCGATCACCGCGCTCGGCGACCTCGGCGGCGCGGCGCCGCTCACCCGGTCCGGCGCCCGCCCCGGCGACTGCGTCGCCGTCCGCGGCAGGCTCGGCCACGCCGCCGCCGGCCTCGCGCTGCTCACCGAGGGCCGCGACGGCCCCGCGGAGCTGATCGCCGCGCACCGGCGCCCCGAACCGCCCTACGAGGCCGGGGACGAGGCCCGCGCCCACGGCGCCACCGCCCTGCTGGACGTGTCGGACGGGCTCGTCCAGGACCTCGGCCACATCGCGGACGCGAGCGGCGTGCGCGTCGAGATCGACTCCGCGGCCGTCCCCGTCCCGGAGATCCTCGGCCCGGACGGGCTGCGGTACGCGCTCACCGGCGGTGAGGACCACGCGTTCGCCGCGACGTTCCCGGGGCCCGTCCCGGCGTCCTGGTCGCGGATCGGCGCCGTGGCGGCGGGTTCGGGAGTGCGCGTGGACGGCCGCGAACCGCCGCCCGGCGCATGGGACCATTTCGCCGTTTGA
- a CDS encoding cellulose binding domain-containing protein, giving the protein MGRHTRHERPDGEPVPGTSASQEPYYAAPVDPSYEASYEAFSGPTDDRVFVSSYERPRSGPPPAPEGYRFDPLPGDYPGDYPGAPEPAYAPEDPDGPVDRPRAGASDEPGGGRGLTKFIAKLPLPLLPIVALVVAVGSVSYALSTQQISLNFAGGGGAPRDTQSNPRDSQVSQRGPGERAGRGNARADGLVISFKVASKRPGGFKATATIANRGQAPVAKWALAFTIPDASVTAISGATVVRTGRLAFVRGRSAIAPGDSVRIVFTAQGTASKPTTCVLNKLPCALL; this is encoded by the coding sequence ATGGGACGACACACGAGGCACGAGCGACCGGACGGTGAACCCGTACCGGGCACCTCGGCATCCCAGGAGCCGTATTACGCGGCCCCGGTCGACCCGTCCTACGAGGCGTCCTACGAGGCGTTCTCCGGGCCCACCGACGACCGGGTCTTCGTGTCGTCGTACGAGCGGCCCAGGTCGGGTCCCCCGCCCGCCCCGGAGGGGTACCGCTTCGACCCGCTCCCGGGGGACTACCCCGGCGACTATCCCGGCGCCCCCGAACCCGCCTACGCTCCCGAAGACCCGGACGGCCCGGTCGACCGGCCGCGGGCGGGCGCCTCCGACGAACCGGGCGGCGGCCGCGGCCTCACGAAGTTCATCGCGAAACTGCCGCTCCCGCTGCTGCCGATCGTCGCGCTCGTCGTCGCGGTCGGATCGGTCTCCTACGCGCTGAGCACGCAGCAGATATCGCTCAACTTCGCGGGCGGCGGCGGAGCCCCCCGCGACACGCAGAGCAACCCCCGCGACAGCCAGGTCTCCCAGCGCGGGCCGGGGGAGCGCGCCGGCCGCGGCAACGCCCGCGCCGACGGCCTCGTCATCTCCTTCAAGGTCGCCTCGAAGCGGCCCGGCGGCTTCAAGGCCACCGCGACCATCGCCAACAGGGGCCAGGCGCCCGTCGCCAAGTGGGCCCTCGCCTTCACGATCCCCGACGCGTCGGTCACCGCGATCAGCGGCGCCACCGTCGTGCGGACCGGGCGGCTCGCCTTCGTCCGGGGCCGCAGCGCGATCGCCCCCGGCGACAGCGTCCGCATCGTGTTCACCGCGCAGGGCACCGCCTCCAAGCCGACCACCTGCGTCCTGAACAAGCTCCCCTGCGCCCTCCTCTGA
- the thiD gene encoding bifunctional hydroxymethylpyrimidine kinase/phosphomethylpyrimidine kinase — protein MSHTPSAPQTPPLALTIAGSDSGGGAGIQADLKTMLAHGVHGMSVIAAVTAQNSLGVQGYWELPPEAVRAQLDSVLSDIGVHALKTGMLASTALVEIVAEAVAATDAPAVVDPVGVSKHGDSLLAPDAVDAVRSALLPVATVVTPNLYEVEQLTGVKVVDETGLREAAEAVLALGPRWVLIKGGHLRGEPADLLFDGEHEHRFTAPRHDNRHTHGTGCTLASAIASNLALGEDVPTAVAKAKQYVTGAIAAGFPLGAGIGPVDHAWRHRS, from the coding sequence ATGTCGCATACTCCGTCCGCGCCGCAGACCCCGCCCCTCGCGCTCACCATCGCGGGCTCGGACTCCGGCGGCGGCGCCGGCATCCAGGCGGACCTGAAGACCATGCTCGCCCACGGCGTCCACGGGATGAGCGTCATCGCCGCCGTCACCGCGCAGAACTCCCTCGGCGTCCAGGGCTACTGGGAGCTGCCGCCCGAGGCGGTGCGCGCGCAGCTCGACTCCGTCCTGTCCGACATCGGCGTGCACGCGCTCAAGACCGGGATGCTGGCCTCCACGGCACTGGTCGAGATCGTCGCCGAGGCCGTCGCCGCCACCGACGCCCCCGCCGTCGTCGACCCGGTCGGCGTCTCCAAGCACGGCGACTCGCTGCTCGCGCCGGACGCGGTCGACGCCGTCCGCTCCGCCCTCCTCCCGGTCGCGACCGTCGTCACGCCGAATCTGTACGAGGTGGAGCAGCTCACCGGCGTCAAGGTCGTGGACGAGACGGGCCTGCGCGAGGCCGCCGAGGCGGTCCTGGCCCTCGGCCCGCGGTGGGTGCTGATCAAGGGCGGCCACCTCCGCGGCGAGCCCGCCGACCTGCTGTTCGACGGCGAGCACGAGCACCGCTTCACCGCCCCCAGGCACGACAACCGGCACACCCACGGCACCGGCTGCACGCTCGCCTCCGCGATCGCGTCCAACCTGGCCCTGGGCGAGGACGTCCCCACCGCCGTGGCGAAGGCCAAGCAGTACGTGACGGGCGCGATCGCGGCGGGCTTCCCCCTGGGCGCCGGCATCGGCCCGGTGGACCACGCCTGGCGCCACCGCTCCTGA
- the rpmB gene encoding 50S ribosomal protein L28: MASVCDVCGKGPGFGMRVSHSHRRTPRRWNPNIQRVRAVVNGSTKRINACTSCIKAGKIVKPTV, from the coding sequence GTGGCTTCCGTCTGCGACGTCTGCGGCAAGGGACCCGGTTTCGGCATGCGCGTCTCCCACTCGCACCGCCGCACCCCGCGCCGCTGGAACCCCAACATCCAGCGCGTGCGCGCCGTCGTGAACGGCAGCACCAAGCGCATCAACGCCTGCACGTCCTGCATCAAGGCCGGCAAGATCGTCAAGCCCACGGTCTGA
- a CDS encoding DAK2 domain-containing protein: protein MLDGPAVRRWCRLAADALGRTRGEIDALNVFPVPDGDTGTNLHLTVVAAADALDGLPAAAGPAETWRELARGALLGARGNSGVILSQVFRGLADVLCPLAAPPDGAAFAGALGHASELARGAVEHPVEGTILSVLAEAAEAGAAGGAELSTACRCAADGARRALRRTTGQLDVLARSGVVDAGAAGLCVVLDALAAVVTEEYPEHYEVPARAAGTASEPRRPAPQGPGYEVMYLLDAPDGAVHDLRGRLDGLGDSLVVVGGDGLWNVHVHVDDAGAAIEAGMAAGRPHRIRVNYLRAGPEEPHAPHTGRAVIAVTAAGGLAALFEEGGARVVRREPGAVPPLAVLAEAILAAGDEVAVLPDGPEVLALAEAAAERARDGGARIAVVPAKASVQGLAALAVHDPLRRFGEDVIEMTRAAGATRPGRLEVAAQEAVTSVGLCRPGDVLGLIEGDVATIGADVAEVARAVLDRMLSGGGELVTLIVGARAPDGLAGALAEHLCREHPDVEVGVYAGGQERHPLLIGVE, encoded by the coding sequence GTGCTCGACGGCCCGGCGGTGCGCCGGTGGTGCCGGCTGGCGGCGGACGCGCTCGGCCGCACCAGGGGCGAGATCGACGCGCTCAACGTGTTCCCCGTCCCGGACGGCGACACCGGCACCAACCTGCACCTGACCGTGGTCGCGGCGGCGGACGCGCTGGACGGGCTGCCCGCCGCCGCGGGCCCCGCCGAGACGTGGCGGGAGCTCGCGCGAGGCGCGCTGCTCGGCGCGCGCGGCAACTCCGGCGTGATCCTCAGCCAGGTGTTCCGGGGCCTCGCCGACGTCCTCTGCCCCCTGGCGGCGCCGCCGGACGGCGCGGCGTTCGCGGGCGCGCTCGGGCATGCCTCCGAGTTGGCCCGGGGCGCCGTCGAGCACCCGGTGGAGGGCACGATCCTCAGCGTCCTGGCCGAGGCCGCCGAGGCGGGGGCGGCAGGTGGGGCCGAACTCTCGACGGCGTGTCGGTGCGCCGCGGACGGGGCCCGGCGGGCGCTGCGCCGCACCACCGGCCAGCTGGACGTGCTGGCCCGCAGCGGCGTGGTCGACGCGGGCGCGGCCGGGCTCTGCGTGGTCCTCGACGCCCTGGCCGCCGTGGTCACCGAGGAGTACCCCGAGCACTACGAGGTGCCCGCGCGCGCCGCCGGGACGGCGTCCGAACCCCGGCGCCCGGCGCCGCAGGGCCCCGGCTACGAGGTGATGTACCTGCTCGACGCGCCGGACGGCGCCGTCCACGACCTGCGCGGGCGGCTCGACGGCCTCGGCGACTCGCTCGTCGTGGTCGGCGGCGACGGGCTGTGGAACGTGCACGTCCATGTGGACGACGCCGGCGCCGCGATCGAGGCGGGCATGGCGGCCGGGCGCCCGCACCGCATTCGCGTCAACTACCTGCGCGCGGGCCCGGAAGAGCCGCACGCACCGCACACCGGCCGCGCGGTGATCGCCGTGACCGCCGCCGGCGGGCTCGCCGCGCTGTTCGAGGAGGGCGGCGCGCGAGTCGTCCGCCGCGAGCCGGGCGCGGTCCCGCCGCTCGCGGTACTGGCGGAGGCGATCCTCGCGGCGGGCGACGAGGTGGCCGTGCTGCCGGACGGGCCCGAGGTCCTCGCGCTCGCCGAGGCCGCGGCGGAACGGGCGCGCGACGGCGGCGCGCGGATCGCGGTCGTGCCGGCCAAGGCGTCCGTCCAGGGGCTGGCGGCGCTGGCGGTCCACGACCCGCTGCGCCGCTTCGGCGAGGACGTGATCGAGATGACCCGCGCCGCCGGCGCGACGCGCCCGGGCCGCCTGGAGGTCGCCGCGCAGGAGGCGGTGACCAGCGTCGGGCTGTGCCGGCCGGGCGACGTCCTCGGCCTGATCGAGGGCGATGTCGCGACGATCGGCGCGGACGTCGCCGAGGTGGCCCGCGCCGTCCTGGACCGGATGCTGTCCGGCGGCGGCGAACTCGTCACGCTGATCGTCGGCGCGCGGGCCCCGGACGGCCTGGCCGGCGCTCTCGCGGAGCATCTGTGCCGGGAGCACCCCGACGTGGAGGTCGGCGTCTACGCGGGCGGGCAGGAACGCCACCCCCTCCTCATCGGCGTCGAATGA